The Vulpes lagopus strain Blue_001 chromosome 6, ASM1834538v1, whole genome shotgun sequence genome has a segment encoding these proteins:
- the CXCL10 gene encoding C-X-C motif chemokine 10 yields the protein MNQSAVLIFCLIFLTLNGTQGILLSRTIRCTCIKISDQPVNLRSLEKIEMIPASPSCPRVEIIATMKKSGEKRCLNPESKTIKSLVKAISKKRSRRSP from the exons ATGAACCAAAGTgctgttcttattttttgtcttatcTTCCTGACTCTGAATGGAACTCAAG GAATACTTCTCTCTAGAACTATACGCTGTACCTGTATCAAGATTAGTGATCAACCTGTAAATCTAAGGTCCTTagaaaaaattgaaatgattCCTGCAAGTCCATCGTGTCCACGTGTTGAGATCAT TGCCACAATGAAAAAGAGTGGGGAGAAAAGATGTCTGAATCCAGAATCTAAGACCATCAAGAGTTTAGTGAAAGCAATTAGCAAGAAAAG gTCTAGAAGATCTCCTTGA